In Campylobacter vicugnae, a genomic segment contains:
- a CDS encoding nuclear transport factor 2 family protein, with the protein MLKKLTQEYINKFNAKDLQGIGDMLSNDFYLEDPVVKHIDGKSDCLNAIGNIFNSFSNLNFSAKNIYIDNKTSFIEFILILDEKHLEGVDIIEWNEDNKISALRAYLYEVANG; encoded by the coding sequence ATGCTTAAAAAATTAACTCAAGAATATATAAATAAATTCAATGCAAAAGATTTACAAGGTATCGGCGATATGTTATCTAATGATTTTTATTTAGAAGACCCAGTAGTAAAACATATCGATGGAAAAAGTGATTGTCTAAATGCAATTGGCAATATATTTAATAGTTTTTCGAATTTAAATTTTAGCGCTAAAAATATCTATATTGATAATAAAACTAGCTTTATAGAATTTATATTAATTTTAGATGAAAAACATTTAGAAGGCGTAGATATTATAGAGTGGAATGAAGATAATAAAATTTCAGCTCTTAGGGCTTATTTGTATGAGGTGGCAAATGGCTAG
- a CDS encoding PI-PLC domain-containing protein, with protein sequence MQIISHRGWWKSSDEKNQLIAFQREFQYCSDLASKSYRGGVETDIRDYNGSLVISHDIATQDSLSLDKFFSLYSDYNIYTNSTLALNIKADGLQVELKSILQKYKIDNYFFFDMSVPDALGYIRHGLNIFTRQSEYEQIPSFYQEAKGIWLDEFYTHWINSQIIEEHLNNNKKICIVSPDLHKRDYIKEWQEYKEIESKFKNANLMLCTDKIEEARRFFNA encoded by the coding sequence ATGCAAATTATTTCTCATCGAGGTTGGTGGAAAAGTAGTGATGAAAAAAATCAACTTATAGCATTTCAAAGAGAATTTCAATATTGTTCAGATTTAGCATCTAAATCTTATAGGGGGGGGGTAGAGACTGATATTAGAGATTATAATGGTTCTTTAGTAATCTCCCACGATATTGCTACACAAGATTCTTTAAGCTTAGATAAATTTTTCTCCCTATATTCTGATTATAATATCTATACAAATTCTACTTTAGCTTTAAATATCAAAGCTGATGGCTTGCAAGTAGAGCTTAAATCAATATTGCAAAAATATAAAATAGATAATTATTTCTTTTTTGATATGTCAGTTCCTGATGCTTTAGGTTATATTAGACATGGATTAAATATTTTTACTAGACAAAGTGAATATGAGCAAATTCCATCATTTTACCAAGAGGCAAAAGGTATCTGGCTAGATGAGTTTTATACTCACTGGATAAATTCGCAAATCATAGAAGAACATCTAAATAATAATAAAAAAATTTGTATAGTTTCTCCAGATTTACACAAAAGAGATTACATAAAAGAGTGGCAAGAGTATAAAGAAATTGAAAGTAAATTTAAAAACGCAAATTTAATGCTTTGTACAGATAAAATAGAAGAAGCTAGGAGATTTTTTAATGCATAA
- a CDS encoding discoidin domain-containing protein: MTWGQTEPNIVWKDEDLIEIAHDKNAFQSSISKWSLKDDAKRAIKSDLKVDDYAFHTGIENNPWWIVDLENTYDIEYIKIINRKNYQDRLKSIKVEFSIDKNLWFAIDRSLYDFRGGYDTIIIPLHSYIQARYIKISLESKNYLHFKKIEIFKRKYPALIVATRFDGSGGRLMAMLNAMYIAKKTGAKFGFIWDERELHDKNDVFVDNQDNIFDSKYLKEYSYTNSIKVDYCDNRINYIGDYSNFLKNSPWRFGWKIADNKWLNNLIFTDFNLEDYRIECQKFWENIGWNADIKSIISQAIIKSEELGSYVALHLRNGDVVSHALKGVLFTEGVRNRLFPIEIAIGIVEKFLNNQQKVVLFSPDQSAKIVRDKFDSIKQKNIILAQDLMINPTYNQQLFFDLVLMAKSKEIISPSFSTYALCAGLIYGSKLSTIDETITRQEQLYLLNKYQNYYTTPELKSASYFYWYKLLEKENNVDELIKICELGFIEDNNFVFMVRKFELLLNNQKFKECDEAIKKLSSKDKINVISGFFPKNIYNISYKTSIDIFITTASIKYPYISYIASKISVFQKDLNNALKFINYSLNTIPDNEEFIAFKNEIKTLINKANPQQVQINIKDPNKQERNLEEFTLQYGTAKSRIHNQLSYKLGKAMIENSKSIWGYIRMPYILSYIKDMHKKEQIAYNEKIKANPSLKLPPLESYPDYKEALKEKECLTYKLGEAMIEASKNWYKGGYIKLLLDIKKMKG, from the coding sequence ATGACTTGGGGACAAACCGAACCAAATATAGTATGGAAAGATGAAGATTTAATAGAAATAGCTCACGATAAAAATGCTTTTCAAAGTTCAATTTCTAAATGGTCATTAAAAGATGATGCAAAGCGAGCTATTAAATCAGATCTTAAAGTAGATGATTATGCTTTTCATACAGGAATAGAAAATAATCCTTGGTGGATAGTAGATTTAGAGAATACTTACGATATTGAATATATTAAAATAATTAATAGAAAAAATTATCAAGATAGACTAAAATCAATTAAAGTAGAATTTTCAATAGATAAAAATTTATGGTTTGCAATAGATAGAAGTTTATATGATTTTAGGGGGGGGTATGATACTATAATTATTCCTTTGCACTCCTATATCCAAGCAAGATATATAAAAATTTCCTTAGAATCTAAAAATTATTTACATTTTAAAAAAATAGAAATATTTAAAAGAAAATATCCTGCCTTAATTGTAGCAACTAGGTTTGATGGTAGTGGCGGTAGGTTAATGGCTATGCTAAATGCAATGTATATTGCAAAAAAAACAGGAGCAAAATTTGGTTTTATATGGGATGAAAGAGAGTTGCACGATAAAAATGATGTATTTGTAGATAATCAAGATAATATATTTGATAGTAAATATTTAAAAGAATACTCTTATACAAATAGTATTAAAGTAGATTATTGTGATAATCGTATAAATTATATTGGTGATTATAGTAATTTTTTAAAAAATTCCCCTTGGCGTTTTGGTTGGAAAATAGCTGATAATAAATGGCTAAATAATTTAATATTTACAGATTTTAATTTAGAAGACTATAGAATAGAATGTCAAAAATTTTGGGAAAATATCGGATGGAATGCCGATATTAAATCTATTATAAGTCAAGCAATAATAAAATCAGAAGAATTAGGTTCATATGTAGCACTACATTTAAGAAATGGAGATGTTGTATCACATGCCTTAAAAGGTGTTTTATTTACAGAAGGAGTTAGGAATAGATTATTTCCAATTGAAATTGCTATTGGAATAGTAGAAAAATTTTTAAATAATCAACAAAAAGTTGTGTTATTTTCTCCGGATCAATCAGCTAAAATAGTGCGTGATAAATTTGATAGTATAAAACAAAAAAATATTATTTTGGCTCAAGATTTAATGATAAATCCAACATATAATCAACAACTATTTTTTGATTTAGTATTAATGGCTAAATCAAAGGAAATTATATCCCCATCTTTTTCCACTTATGCTTTATGCGCAGGTTTAATTTATGGCAGTAAATTATCAACAATTGACGAAACAATTACTAGACAAGAGCAGTTGTATCTATTAAATAAATATCAAAATTATTACACAACGCCAGAATTAAAAAGCGCTAGTTATTTTTATTGGTATAAACTTCTAGAAAAAGAAAATAATGTAGATGAATTAATTAAAATTTGCGAATTAGGATTTATTGAAGATAATAATTTTGTCTTTATGGTTCGCAAATTTGAATTACTATTAAATAATCAAAAATTTAAAGAATGTGATGAAGCAATAAAAAAATTATCTTCCAAAGATAAAATAAATGTTATATCTGGATTTTTCCCAAAAAATATATATAATATTAGTTATAAAACTAGTATAGATATTTTTATCACAACCGCCTCTATTAAATATCCATATATAAGCTACATTGCATCAAAAATATCTGTATTCCAAAAAGATTTAAACAATGCACTTAAATTTATAAATTACTCTTTAAATACAATACCTGATAACGAAGAGTTTATAGCTTTTAAAAATGAGATCAAAACTTTAATAAACAAAGCCAATCCTCAACAAGTGCAAATAAATATCAAAGATCCAAATAAACAAGAACGCAATTTAGAAGAATTTACTTTACAATATGGCACCGCCAAATCCCGTATCCACAACCAACTAAGCTATAAGCTTGGCAAAGCTATGATAGAAAATTCTAAAAGCATATGGGGATATATAAGAATGCCTTATATATTAAGCTATATAAAAGATATGCATAAAAAAGAACAAATAGCCTATAATGAAAAAATTAAAGCTAATCCAAGCTTAAAGCTCCCACCACTAGAGTCATATCCAGATTATAAAGAAGCCCTAAAAGAAAAAGAGTGCCTAACATACAAACTTGGAGAAGCTATGATAGAAGCTAGTAAAAATTGGTATAAAGGTGGATATATAAAGTTATTGTTAGATATAAAAAAGATGAAAGGGTAG
- a CDS encoding O-fucosyltransferase family protein, translating to MFFSKNRDIVWKTTDLIEVEYTTSNDDVANGWLIYNFKHDISLEIIQIYFKNFIDNNDIKKGGGVIEYFQNNKWIALDKIATIGDNENELIYLLKSELTTNLLRINHLYPIDQIKFYKRKFDGLLIAGRMDAFGSRMTAFITAMYLSKKIGFKFGYTWEKLDSPGGTFMDDDEELFEKEFINECSYKSKLSKGDTNTLCFNTISELKNKPYKKYWGSYVMNYYVANNSHIKDLDEKDYLANFGPILRSIPFKEKYKEAIEQSDLISAKLGEFVAIHMRGGDSIYDKNYRRAIFSPVIMKYVFPAEVVVYAIKHFIEKENKKVILFGADIKANIAIKEYLKDYAIKNQLLIASELHQNYNTMQATIFELILMSNANMILANHSTYSKFAAALGNVELKNFNQYFTNKEIYDSIMYYLDRFDTHNIQKSASCAYALDLAYKKLNINTAIKIDIANRGLEFDFNNSIFRVMLTYILISDKQYQRADEYLKNILLERKEEFLEALLRVLWGQHIVFAPQFLSFITTASIKYPYISYIASKISVFQKDLNNALKFINYSLNTIPDNEEFIAFKNEIKTLINKANPQQVQINIKDPNKQERNLEEFTLQYGTAKSRIHNQLSYKLGKAMIENSKSIWGYIRMPYILSYIKDMHKKEQIAYNEKIKANPSLKLPPLESYPDYKEALKEKECLTYKLGEAMIEASKNWYKGGYIKLLLDIKKMKG from the coding sequence GTGTTTTTTTCAAAAAATAGAGATATTGTATGGAAAACAACAGATTTAATAGAAGTAGAATATACTACCAGCAATGATGATGTAGCCAACGGATGGCTGATTTATAATTTTAAACACGATATTTCTTTAGAGATTATCCAAATTTATTTTAAAAATTTTATAGATAATAATGATATAAAAAAAGGGGGGGGGGTAATTGAATATTTTCAAAATAATAAATGGATAGCATTAGATAAAATTGCAACTATAGGCGATAATGAAAACGAATTAATTTATTTATTAAAATCGGAATTAACTACAAATCTTCTTAGAATAAATCATTTATATCCAATAGATCAAATAAAATTTTACAAAAGAAAATTTGATGGACTCTTAATAGCTGGAAGAATGGACGCTTTTGGCTCTAGAATGACAGCATTTATTACGGCTATGTATTTATCAAAAAAAATTGGTTTTAAATTTGGATATACATGGGAAAAATTAGATTCTCCTGGTGGAACTTTTATGGATGATGATGAAGAGCTTTTTGAGAAAGAATTTATAAATGAATGTTCATATAAAAGTAAACTTTCAAAAGGTGATACCAATACATTATGTTTTAATACTATTTCTGAACTTAAAAATAAGCCGTATAAAAAATATTGGGGTTCATATGTTATGAACTATTATGTTGCCAATAATAGTCATATTAAAGACCTTGATGAAAAGGATTACTTGGCTAATTTTGGACCTATATTAAGAAGCATACCTTTTAAAGAAAAATATAAAGAAGCAATAGAACAAAGCGATTTAATATCTGCTAAACTAGGCGAATTTGTAGCTATTCATATGAGAGGCGGAGATAGCATTTATGATAAAAATTACAGAAGAGCTATATTTTCACCAGTTATAATGAAATATGTTTTTCCAGCAGAAGTTGTAGTGTATGCCATTAAGCATTTTATCGAAAAAGAAAATAAAAAAGTAATTTTATTTGGTGCTGATATTAAGGCTAATATTGCTATTAAAGAATATTTAAAAGATTATGCAATAAAAAACCAATTACTTATTGCATCAGAACTGCATCAAAACTATAATACAATGCAAGCTACTATATTTGAACTTATTTTGATGTCTAATGCCAATATGATTTTAGCTAATCATTCTACATATTCAAAATTTGCCGCAGCACTTGGTAATGTTGAATTAAAAAATTTTAATCAATATTTTACCAATAAAGAGATATACGACTCTATTATGTATTATCTTGATAGATTTGATACTCATAATATTCAAAAATCTGCAAGTTGTGCATATGCACTTGATTTAGCATATAAGAAATTAAACATTAATACTGCTATTAAAATAGATATTGCAAACCGTGGATTAGAATTTGATTTTAATAATTCTATTTTTAGAGTTATGCTAACTTATATTTTAATTAGCGATAAACAGTATCAAAGAGCTGATGAATATTTAAAAAATATATTATTAGAACGCAAAGAAGAATTTCTAGAAGCATTGCTTAGAGTATTGTGGGGTCAGCATATTGTGTTTGCTCCACAATTTTTATCATTTATCACAACTGCCTCTATTAAATATCCATATATAAGCTACATTGCATCAAAAATATCTGTATTCCAAAAAGATTTAAACAATGCACTTAAATTTATAAATTACTCTTTAAATACAATACCTGATAACGAAGAGTTTATAGCTTTTAAAAATGAGATCAAAACTTTAATAAACAAAGCCAATCCTCAACAAGTGCAAATAAATATCAAAGATCCAAATAAACAAGAACGCAATTTAGAAGAATTTACTTTACAATATGGCACCGCCAAATCCCGTATCCACAACCAACTAAGCTATAAGCTTGGCAAAGCTATGATAGAAAATTCTAAAAGCATATGGGGATATATAAGAATGCCTTATATATTAAGCTATATAAAAGATATGCATAAAAAAGAACAAATAGCCTATAATGAAAAAATTAAAGCTAATCCAAGCTTAAAGCTCCCACCACTAGAGTCATATCCAGATTATAAAGAAGCCTTAAAAGAAAAAGAGTGTCTAACATACAAACTTGGAGAGGCTATGATAGAAGCTAGTAAAAATTGGTATAAAGGTGGATATATAAAGTTATTGTTAGATATAAAAAAGATGAAAGGGTAG
- a CDS encoding glycosyltransferase family 2 protein: protein MINIVIPLAGKSSFFKEDEIIFPKPFTEICGKTMIEMLIENYQVFQEKQFIFILKEDDVRDFHLDEAIKVLAGKDSKIIIIKEQTQGMACSALLAVEWIDNDNPLIIANADQYFEINLNQVVSSFDNYKAGVITFESIHPRWAYVRLDNDSNVIEAVEKNPISKNAIAGFYYYRQGKDFVQAAQKMIEKDVHLNGKFFIAPTLNELILMDKSIGIYKVDKEFYHTFYSMEKIREYERIKNA from the coding sequence ATGATAAATATTGTAATTCCATTAGCAGGAAAGAGTAGTTTTTTTAAAGAAGATGAGATAATTTTCCCAAAGCCATTTACTGAAATTTGTGGTAAAACTATGATAGAGATGCTTATTGAAAATTATCAAGTTTTTCAAGAAAAGCAGTTTATTTTTATTTTAAAAGAAGATGATGTTAGGGATTTTCATTTAGATGAAGCAATTAAGGTATTAGCCGGCAAAGATAGCAAAATTATAATTATTAAAGAACAGACTCAAGGTATGGCTTGTAGCGCATTACTTGCTGTAGAATGGATAGATAATGATAATCCACTCATAATAGCAAATGCAGATCAATATTTTGAGATAAATTTAAATCAAGTAGTATCTAGTTTTGATAATTATAAAGCGGGGGTAATTACATTTGAATCAATTCATCCTAGATGGGCATATGTTAGACTGGATAATGATTCAAATGTAATAGAAGCAGTAGAGAAAAACCCAATTAGTAAAAATGCAATTGCTGGATTTTATTATTATAGACAGGGCAAGGATTTTGTGCAGGCTGCTCAAAAAATGATAGAAAAAGATGTGCATTTAAATGGTAAATTTTTTATTGCTCCAACCTTAAATGAGCTTATTTTAATGGATAAAAGTATCGGTATATATAAAGTAGATAAGGAATTTTATCATACATTTTATAGTATGGAAAAAATCAGAGAGTATGAAAGGATTAAAAATGCTTAA
- a CDS encoding HAD family hydrolase encodes MHKIKAVIFDMDGVLIEAKDWHYEALNRALKLFGMEISYAEHLTTFDGLPTKKKLEILSIDRNLPKGLHSFINKMKQQYTMEIVYRACKPRFYHQYALSRLHKEGYKMAVCSNSIFNTIDVMMQKAALNPYFEFYVSNEDVKHGKPDPEMYIKAISKLDLDPRECLIVEDNENGIKAAKASGANVMVVKEVSDVNYENIKEHIAKFQKENL; translated from the coding sequence ATGCATAAGATAAAAGCAGTTATTTTTGATATGGATGGTGTGCTAATAGAGGCAAAAGATTGGCATTATGAGGCACTCAATAGAGCTTTAAAACTCTTTGGTATGGAGATTAGCTATGCTGAACATTTAACAACTTTTGATGGATTGCCAACAAAAAAGAAATTGGAAATTTTATCAATAGATAGAAACTTACCAAAAGGTTTGCATAGTTTTATTAATAAAATGAAACAGCAATATACTATGGAAATTGTATATCGTGCTTGCAAACCTAGATTTTACCATCAATATGCTCTATCTAGATTGCATAAAGAAGGGTATAAAATGGCTGTTTGTTCAAATTCAATTTTTAATACTATTGATGTAATGATGCAAAAAGCTGCTCTTAATCCATATTTTGAATTTTATGTCTCAAATGAAGATGTAAAACATGGTAAGCCAGATCCAGAGATGTATATAAAAGCAATCTCTAAGCTAGATTTGGATCCAAGAGAGTGCCTAATTGTAGAAGATAATGAAAATGGTATTAAAGCAGCCAAAGCAAGTGGAGCCAATGTAATGGTGGTAAAAGAAGTAAGTGATGTTAATTATGAAAATATTAAAGAGCATATTGCTAAATTTCAAAAGGAAAATCTATGA